A single genomic interval of Polyangium spumosum harbors:
- a CDS encoding tetratricopeptide repeat protein has translation MTTSCPAAAEPSRRRPLRFIAPVLLGAAISIAQAPALASDPAAAEALFQVAKGLMEKKNYAEACPKFEASYKLDPAIGTKLNLADCLEKQGQLAKAWVAWGEARDQAKREGDKPREDLATRRQKEVDPRVPRLSVQVKGSVEGLVVYRDEVKLEPVTFGVPLPVDPGKHVVTLRRGKDVLKEESVESKEKGKDEVTLDATDVPPPTPEQIAEANAQAQMGRPDKPKPRPTTVRRSTGMLVGGIILGVVGGFVTIGGLVGAGAGGDGVAWGVTGFGALMLGGGITMGVIGNQRVKRQPEVTYTPQVFLGPGSVMVRGQF, from the coding sequence ATGACGACCTCATGTCCGGCCGCCGCTGAACCTTCGCGGCGGCGCCCCTTGCGCTTCATCGCCCCCGTCCTGCTCGGCGCGGCGATCTCCATCGCTCAGGCCCCGGCGCTCGCCAGTGATCCGGCCGCGGCCGAGGCCCTGTTCCAGGTGGCCAAGGGCCTGATGGAGAAGAAAAACTACGCCGAAGCCTGCCCCAAATTCGAGGCGAGTTACAAGCTCGACCCGGCCATCGGCACGAAGCTGAACCTGGCCGATTGCCTGGAGAAACAGGGGCAGCTCGCGAAGGCCTGGGTCGCGTGGGGCGAGGCGCGGGATCAGGCCAAGCGCGAGGGCGACAAACCGCGCGAGGACCTCGCCACGCGCCGGCAAAAAGAGGTCGATCCGCGGGTGCCGCGGCTCTCGGTGCAGGTGAAGGGCAGCGTCGAGGGGCTCGTGGTCTACCGCGACGAGGTGAAGCTCGAGCCCGTCACGTTCGGCGTGCCCCTGCCGGTCGACCCGGGCAAACACGTGGTGACGCTCCGGCGCGGCAAGGACGTGCTCAAGGAAGAGAGCGTCGAATCGAAGGAGAAAGGCAAGGACGAGGTCACGCTCGACGCGACCGACGTCCCGCCGCCGACGCCCGAGCAGATCGCGGAGGCGAACGCGCAGGCGCAAATGGGCCGGCCGGACAAACCCAAACCTCGGCCCACGACGGTCCGCCGCAGCACGGGCATGCTCGTCGGCGGGATCATCCTCGGCGTCGTCGGCGGGTTCGTCACGATCGGAGGGCTCGTCGGGGCCGGCGCCGGCGGCGACGGCGTCGCGTGGGGGGTCACGGGCTTCGGCGCCTTGATGCTCGGCGGCGGCATCACGATGGGCGTCATCGGCAACCAGAGGGTCAAGCGCCAGCCCGAGGTGACGTACACGCCGCAGGTCTTCCTCGGGCCGGGCTCGGTCATGGTGCGGGGGCAATTCTGA
- a CDS encoding universal stress protein, with product MVALAPSTVEPGPDSSAQDDEEATQPRLRAVSTPPPESAVRKVAPPAERKKDPYIVLVGLDLSEPGGRAWRFAFDLAELRGEETEIHAVVIGARGMAPQIKDVATPRVSTSHASEAKLPPLKVLEHRSAGGQARLMAMHYRDGRPDKAIVNLAHEIGADLIVVASHPPSRLERLFGGPLADRIARNAPCPVVIVRPKRDEDDPGVDQYDPRLR from the coding sequence ATGGTCGCCCTAGCTCCGTCCACGGTAGAGCCCGGCCCCGATTCCTCCGCCCAAGACGACGAAGAAGCCACGCAGCCGAGGCTGCGCGCCGTCTCGACGCCGCCGCCCGAATCGGCCGTCCGCAAGGTCGCGCCGCCGGCGGAGCGCAAGAAGGACCCGTACATCGTGCTCGTGGGGCTCGACCTCTCGGAGCCGGGCGGCCGGGCCTGGCGATTCGCGTTTGATCTGGCGGAGCTGCGGGGCGAGGAGACCGAGATTCACGCCGTGGTGATCGGGGCGCGCGGCATGGCGCCGCAAATCAAGGACGTGGCGACGCCGCGCGTGTCGACCTCCCACGCGAGCGAGGCGAAGCTGCCGCCTTTGAAGGTGCTCGAACATCGCTCCGCGGGCGGGCAGGCGCGGCTCATGGCCATGCATTACCGGGACGGACGGCCGGACAAGGCGATCGTGAATCTGGCGCACGAGATCGGGGCGGATCTCATCGTCGTGGCGAGCCATCCGCCGAGCCGGCTCGAGCGCCTCTTCGGCGGCCCGCTCGCCGATCGTATCGCGCGCAATGCCCCGTGCCCCGTGGTGATCGTCCGCCCGAAGCGCGACGAGGACGACCCGGGCGTCGATCAATACGACCCGCGCCTGCGTTAA
- the ggt gene encoding gamma-glutamyltransferase, translating to MPARSRTLLLAAALVSACVAQTPAPRDDAAPPPPQATAAAAAPSASAQAPSAVVAATSAAPSAPAPDPYPAPPPPDPPVVLRAGGKRAVKGEAGLVTSVEKNATRIGTSVLRRGGNAVDAAVAVAYALAVTHPSAGNIGGGGVMLVRLKNGEAHFIDFRETAPAAGATTEKVLAMLDHDGGIGLRSAGVPGTVAGLSLALERFGTRPLAELVAPAIELAKKGHALGPRQALTLAWAWNKLKHDPAARAIWGKGKKPLGEGERVRQPDLARTLESISKEGPRAFYEGFFARAIDEWMKKGGGYVTAKDMAGYRAKLRAPLRFSYRGFSVETAPPPSMGGVAFAQIMLSLERARAYEHEPSSAEAHHLFIEAARRAYAERRLVAADPDFGPEDLDAKITSLLSGVHLATRKPPIDPLRATPSSQLAVAAPEGAKESPETTHFSIVDAEGNAVACTYTLSAGFGAKVVVPGTGVLLGNALGGFSKDGPNVIAPGKRMATSMSPTIVTQGGKLALVLGSPGGDTIPNTVAQVFRNLVDWGMTIDEAVTTGRLHHQFQPDKLRVERQRPPPRVVLAELARRGHTIEQSNLTQGDANDILVDPQTGAVYGFADPREGGVAEGVSRAELEKKRP from the coding sequence ATGCCCGCGCGTTCGAGAACCCTCCTCCTCGCGGCGGCGCTCGTCTCGGCCTGCGTCGCCCAGACGCCCGCGCCGCGCGACGACGCCGCGCCCCCTCCCCCCCAAGCTACGGCAGCCGCCGCCGCCCCGAGCGCCTCTGCGCAGGCGCCCTCGGCCGTCGTCGCCGCGACCTCCGCCGCCCCGAGCGCGCCCGCCCCCGATCCGTACCCGGCCCCGCCGCCGCCCGATCCACCCGTCGTCCTCCGCGCGGGGGGAAAACGCGCCGTCAAGGGCGAGGCGGGGCTCGTCACGTCCGTCGAGAAAAACGCCACGCGGATCGGCACGAGCGTGCTGCGCCGCGGCGGCAACGCCGTCGACGCCGCGGTCGCCGTCGCTTATGCGCTCGCCGTCACGCACCCGTCCGCGGGCAACATCGGCGGCGGCGGCGTGATGCTCGTCCGCCTGAAGAACGGCGAGGCGCACTTCATCGACTTCCGCGAGACCGCGCCCGCCGCCGGCGCGACGACCGAGAAGGTCCTCGCGATGCTCGATCACGACGGCGGCATCGGGCTGCGCTCGGCGGGCGTGCCGGGCACCGTGGCGGGTTTGTCCCTCGCGCTCGAGAGGTTCGGCACGCGCCCGCTCGCCGAGCTCGTCGCGCCCGCCATCGAGCTCGCGAAGAAGGGACACGCGCTCGGCCCGCGGCAAGCGCTCACGCTCGCGTGGGCCTGGAACAAGCTGAAGCACGACCCTGCGGCCCGCGCGATCTGGGGCAAGGGCAAGAAGCCGCTCGGCGAGGGCGAACGCGTGCGCCAGCCCGACCTCGCGCGCACGCTCGAGTCGATCTCGAAGGAGGGCCCGCGCGCCTTCTACGAAGGGTTTTTCGCGCGGGCGATCGACGAGTGGATGAAGAAGGGCGGCGGGTACGTCACGGCCAAGGACATGGCCGGCTACCGCGCGAAGCTGCGCGCGCCGCTGCGCTTCTCGTACCGAGGTTTCTCCGTCGAGACGGCGCCGCCGCCGTCGATGGGCGGCGTCGCGTTCGCGCAGATCATGCTCTCGCTCGAGCGCGCGCGGGCGTACGAGCACGAGCCGAGCTCGGCCGAAGCGCACCACCTCTTCATCGAGGCCGCGCGGCGCGCGTACGCCGAGCGCAGGCTCGTCGCGGCCGATCCGGACTTCGGCCCCGAGGACCTCGACGCGAAGATCACCTCGCTGCTCTCCGGCGTGCACCTCGCGACCCGCAAGCCGCCGATCGATCCGCTGCGCGCCACGCCCTCGTCCCAGCTCGCCGTCGCGGCGCCCGAAGGCGCAAAGGAGTCGCCCGAGACCACGCACTTCTCGATCGTCGACGCCGAGGGCAACGCCGTCGCTTGCACGTACACGCTCTCCGCGGGGTTCGGCGCGAAGGTCGTCGTGCCCGGGACGGGTGTCCTGCTCGGCAACGCCCTCGGCGGCTTCTCCAAGGACGGCCCCAACGTCATCGCGCCGGGCAAGCGGATGGCGACCTCGATGTCGCCCACCATCGTCACGCAGGGCGGAAAACTCGCGCTGGTGCTCGGCTCGCCGGGCGGCGACACGATCCCGAACACCGTGGCCCAGGTCTTCAGGAACCTCGTCGACTGGGGCATGACGATCGACGAGGCCGTCACGACCGGCCGGCTGCACCACCAGTTCCAGCCGGACAAACTGCGCGTCGAGCGACAGCGCCCGCCGCCGCGCGTGGTGCTCGCCGAGCTCGCGCGCCGCGGACACACGATCGAGCAGAGCAACCTCACGCAAGGCGACGCGAACGACATCCTCGTCGACCCGCAGACGGGCGCCGTCTACGGCTTCGCCGATCCGCGCGAGGGAGGCGTCGCCGAAGGGGTCTCGCGCGCCGAGCTCGAGAAGAAGCGTCCTTAA